The following DNA comes from Nocardioides sp. JQ2195.
GACCTTCGAGGACACCATCATCAACCCGATGCCGATGGTCAACGCCGGCAGCATCGCCGGCATCTTCCTGCCCTGGCTGGTCACGGGCTGCACGCTCGTGCAGCACCAGCCGTTCAGCCTCGAGGTCTTCGCCCAGCAGATCGAGCAGGAGCAGGTGGCCTACAGCGTCGTCGCGCCGACCACCCTCAACGACATGGTCAACGGTGACCTGTTCTCCCGCTACGACCTGTCCTCGCTGCGGACCCTGGGCTCCGGCTCGGCCCCGATCAACGGCTGGGTCATCGAGAAGCTGGAGAAGGAGCACGGTGTCGAGGTGATCAACTTCTTCGGCGCCACCGAGGGCATGCAGATGACCGCCGACCGCGACACCGTGCCCGACCCCGCCCTGCGTGGTCGCTCCATCCCGCTGCCCGGCAGCCCACGCTTCCAGTGGCGCACCCGGCTGAGCCGGGAGACCCGGATCAAGCTGGTCGACCTCGAGACCGGCGAGCTGATCACCGAGCCCGGCGTGCCCGGCGAGCTCCGGGTCAAGTCACCCAACCTGTTCTCCGGCTATCTCCACCAGGTCGAGAACCCCTTCGACGACGAGGGCTACTACTGCTCGGGTGACGTGTTCGAGCTCTCCACCGAGCAGCCCGACATACTGGTGCACGTCGACCGCAAGAAGGACCTGATCATCCGCGGCGGTGTGAACATCTCGGCCGCCGAGATCGAGTCGCTGCTGACCTCTCACCCCAAGGTGGCCGAGGTGGCGGCCGTGGGCCGCAAGGACGAGCGCCTCGGCGAGCGGACCTGCGTCTTCGTCGTGCCCCGCAACCTCGAGGACCCGCCGGAGCTCACCGAGCTGGTCGACCACCTCAACTCCCTGGGGGTCGCCAAGTTCAAGCTGCCGGAGTTCCTCGAGATCACGCCCGTGCTGCCGCGCAACCCGTCCGGCAAGGTGCTCAAGCGGGAGCTGCGCGGCCGCATCAACGAGACCGCCAGCGCCATCTGATCCACGGCGCGTGCCTGCCTCGCCGACTGCCTCGCCACCCGTCTTGTCGACCGCCCGACCACCCATCACCGTCACCAGTCAAGGAGCAATCCCGTGACCACGTCCCTCCCCGAACTGCGCCAGATCGTCCTCCTGTCCAACGACCTCGAGGGCACGCTGGGCCAGCTCCGCACGCACCTCGGGGTGCCGTCCGGGTTCCGTGACGTCGAGGGGATGAGGAAGGTCGGCTTCAACCACGAGGTGGTCGGTTTCGACCGCACCTACGTCGAGGTGTGCGAGCCGCACGACCCGGAGTCGCCACTGGCCAGGAAGACCGCGGCCAAGGGCGACTCGGGCTTCATGGTGGTGGTCCAGGTGGCCGACGGCGACCAGCTCCGTGAGCGCGCCGGTGAGCTCGAGCTGAAGCCGATCGTCGACAAGCTCCACCACGGCAACCCGCTGAGCCAGTGGCACCCGCGCGACTTCGGCACGCTCGCCGAGTTCGACGAGATCCGTCCGGCGACCAGCTGGCACTTCGCCCCCGACGTCTACGACGCTCGCAGCACCTCCGTCGTCCGGGACCTCAGCGCGGTCCGCATCTCCGTGTCCGAGCCGGCCGACTTCGCCCAGCGCTGGGCCACCGTCACCGGCGGCACGGTCAACGACGACGGGACGTCCGTGGTCCTCTCCGGCCGCACCGTCCACTTCGTCGACCAGCCCGAGATGCGTGGCCTCACCACGGTCGAGCTGGAGGCCGCTGACCGTGATCGCGCCGGCGAGGTGCACCGGATCAGCGGCGTCGACTTCGT
Coding sequences within:
- a CDS encoding class I adenylate-forming enzyme family protein encodes the protein MRLFSNEAADQFVADGWWTGETWSDRFRRNVTAYADRTAIVDALNKREFMGQDPLRLTWQQLDAAVDRTASVLFANGVREGDRVGIQIPNSVELVVTYLAVNRLGAILSPYPMPYRRHEIKQLAEIAGVSSLVTTAGFNGRDLRADITGVADEIGGASVFVWHSDPADATVPLDLAAVLGDGDLDPAYVEHVAGIERHPNDCFLIIFTSGTTGTPKGVPRASGDSMVAAFSLAESPNLTFEDTIINPMPMVNAGSIAGIFLPWLVTGCTLVQHQPFSLEVFAQQIEQEQVAYSVVAPTTLNDMVNGDLFSRYDLSSLRTLGSGSAPINGWVIEKLEKEHGVEVINFFGATEGMQMTADRDTVPDPALRGRSIPLPGSPRFQWRTRLSRETRIKLVDLETGELITEPGVPGELRVKSPNLFSGYLHQVENPFDDEGYYCSGDVFELSTEQPDILVHVDRKKDLIIRGGVNISAAEIESLLTSHPKVAEVAAVGRKDERLGERTCVFVVPRNLEDPPELTELVDHLNSLGVAKFKLPEFLEITPVLPRNPSGKVLKRELRGRINETASAI
- a CDS encoding VOC family protein encodes the protein MTTSLPELRQIVLLSNDLEGTLGQLRTHLGVPSGFRDVEGMRKVGFNHEVVGFDRTYVEVCEPHDPESPLARKTAAKGDSGFMVVVQVADGDQLRERAGELELKPIVDKLHHGNPLSQWHPRDFGTLAEFDEIRPATSWHFAPDVYDARSTSVVRDLSAVRISVSEPADFAQRWATVTGGTVNDDGTSVVLSGRTVHFVDQPEMRGLTTVELEAADRDRAGEVHRISGVDFVLV